One Apostichopus japonicus isolate 1M-3 chromosome 14, ASM3797524v1, whole genome shotgun sequence genomic window carries:
- the LOC139979959 gene encoding uncharacterized protein: MAAPYQVNFRLKACVRKFMALGFLPLLTVRQQYATLSTGRRAMALVAQYPALGQFIEYFEETYEHVPTIVLEHMHGQGQCRLEATTQWKRRRSPQKEEEVARLGKEN, translated from the exons ATGGCTGCTCCTTACCAGGTCAATTTTAGACTGAAAGCTTGTGTACGGAAGTTCATGGCGTTGGGATTCCTCCCTCTACTGACCGTGCGGCAGCAGTATGC CACGTTATCTACGGGCCGACGTGCTATGGCCCTGGTTGCTCAGTATCCGGCTCTTGGACAGTTCATCgaatattttgaagaaacatACGAACATGTTCCCACCATCGTTCTGGAACACATGCATGGGCAAGGCCAATGTCGTCTCGAAGCAACAACTCAGTGGAAA AGGCGACGATCCCCCCAGAAGGAGGAAGAAGTGGCGAGACTTGGAAAGGAGAATTAG